A DNA window from Drosophila virilis strain 15010-1051.87 chromosome 4, Dvir_AGI_RSII-ME, whole genome shotgun sequence contains the following coding sequences:
- the Atg18b gene encoding WD repeat domain phosphoinositide-interacting protein 2 isoform X1: protein MAAYQMNFNQDFTSLSVLSSTGLRLYSIGGQDKVEEIFAKENTEQIRIVERLFNSSLVVLVTAQKPNCLKMLHFKKKQDICNCFYPSEILCVRMNRQRLIVCLAESIHIHDIRDMKILHSIENIAPNEQGLCALSLNSHLAFPICQSSGELRIFNAHKLRTGMTIKAHDTPLSALTFSPSGALLATASERGTVIRVFCVKNGQRVQEFRRGVKRCVRIASLVFAAGGDYLCASSNTETVHVFKIDARAVELAELKAIAEVAAKSDKEKTTTTATTTTATATGGANAEAAEAAAEEAPAASWGGMFTKAVSSLLLPAQVSDVLAQDRAFATVQLPQPGLRNICALTRVQKELRLLIACEDGFLYMHDFNAERGGACKLLAVHDLRGALEDVIELQLSESVLKTQSKTLPAALPQQSLTMLKSCAASVLIENPDPVADNSYAGILRGEQADAMSDSAKFRKLCDAIDTPTKLYDERQFPPVAITAKD, encoded by the exons TTCCCTATCGGTGCTGAGCAGCACTGGTCTGCGTCTGTACTCGATTGGTGGCCAGGATAAGGTCGAGGAGATCTTTGCCAAGGAGAACACAGAGCAAATACGGATTGTGGAAAGGCTATTCAACAGTTCGCTGGTGGTGCTGGTCACCGCCCAGAAGCCCAACTGCCTGAAGATGCTGCACTTTAAGAAGAAACAGGACATTTGCAATTGCTTCTATCCGTCGGAGATATTGTGCGTGCGCATGAACCGCCAGCGTCTGATTGTCTGCCTCGCGGAGAGCATACACATACACGATATACGCGACATGAAGATCCTGCACTCGATTGAGAATATAGCGCCAAATGAACAGGGCCTGTGCGCGCTCTCGCTCAACTCACATTTGGCCTTTCCCATCTGCCAGTCCAGCGGCGAGCTGCGCATCTTCAATGCCCACAAACTGCGCACGGGCATGACGATTAAGGCGCATGACACGCCCCTTTCGGCATTGACCTTCTCGCCCAGCGGCGCACTGCTGGCCACCGCATCGGAGCGTGGCACTGTCATACGCGTCTTCTGCGTAAAGAATGGCCAGCGGGTGCAAGAGTTCAGGCGCGGCGTGAAGCGCTGCGTGCGCATCGCATCTCTGGTATTTGCAGCGGGCGGTGACTATTTGTGCGCCTCCTCCAACACGGAGACGGTGCATGTCTTCAAGATCGATGCCCGGGCCGTGGAGCTGGCCGAGCTGAAGGCCATTG CTGAAGTGGCTGCCAAATCGGACAAGGAGAAGACGACGacaacggcgacgacgacaacggcgactgcgactgggGGTGCGAACGCAGAAGCtgcagaggcagcagctgaGGAAGCGCCCGCAGCCAGCTGGGGCGGCATGTTCACCAAGGCGGTGtcctcgctgctgctgcccgccCAGGTGAGCGATGTGCTGGCCCAGGATCGCGCCTTTGCAACggtgcagctgccgcagccaGGTCTCAGGAACATCTGCGCACTGACTCGCGTGCAAAAGGAGCTGCGTCTGCTGATTGCCTGCGAGGATGGATTCCTCTATATGCACGACTTCAATGCGGAGCGCGGTGGCGCCTGCAAGCTGCTGGCGGTGCACGATCTGCGCGGCGCCCTGGAGGATGTCATTGAGCTGCAGCTAAGCGAAAGCGTACTAAAGACGCAATCAAAGACGCTGCCGGCTGCACTGCCACAGCAATCGCTGACCATGCTGAAGAGCTGTGCGGCCAGTGTGCTCATCGAGAATCCAGATCCTGTGGCGGACAACAGCTATGCGGGCATATTGCGCGGCGAGCAGGCGGATGCCATGTCCG ATTCCGCCAAGTTTCGTAAGCTGTGCGATGCCATTGACACGCCCACAAAGCTGTACGATGAACGCCAGTTCCCGCCCGTGGCAATTACGGCCAAGGATTGA
- the Atg18b gene encoding WD repeat domain phosphoinositide-interacting protein 2 isoform X2 yields the protein MANVDIISCSLSVLSSTGLRLYSIGGQDKVEEIFAKENTEQIRIVERLFNSSLVVLVTAQKPNCLKMLHFKKKQDICNCFYPSEILCVRMNRQRLIVCLAESIHIHDIRDMKILHSIENIAPNEQGLCALSLNSHLAFPICQSSGELRIFNAHKLRTGMTIKAHDTPLSALTFSPSGALLATASERGTVIRVFCVKNGQRVQEFRRGVKRCVRIASLVFAAGGDYLCASSNTETVHVFKIDARAVELAELKAIAEVAAKSDKEKTTTTATTTTATATGGANAEAAEAAAEEAPAASWGGMFTKAVSSLLLPAQVSDVLAQDRAFATVQLPQPGLRNICALTRVQKELRLLIACEDGFLYMHDFNAERGGACKLLAVHDLRGALEDVIELQLSESVLKTQSKTLPAALPQQSLTMLKSCAASVLIENPDPVADNSYAGILRGEQADAMSDSAKFRKLCDAIDTPTKLYDERQFPPVAITAKD from the exons atggCAAATGTTGATATTATAAgttg TTCCCTATCGGTGCTGAGCAGCACTGGTCTGCGTCTGTACTCGATTGGTGGCCAGGATAAGGTCGAGGAGATCTTTGCCAAGGAGAACACAGAGCAAATACGGATTGTGGAAAGGCTATTCAACAGTTCGCTGGTGGTGCTGGTCACCGCCCAGAAGCCCAACTGCCTGAAGATGCTGCACTTTAAGAAGAAACAGGACATTTGCAATTGCTTCTATCCGTCGGAGATATTGTGCGTGCGCATGAACCGCCAGCGTCTGATTGTCTGCCTCGCGGAGAGCATACACATACACGATATACGCGACATGAAGATCCTGCACTCGATTGAGAATATAGCGCCAAATGAACAGGGCCTGTGCGCGCTCTCGCTCAACTCACATTTGGCCTTTCCCATCTGCCAGTCCAGCGGCGAGCTGCGCATCTTCAATGCCCACAAACTGCGCACGGGCATGACGATTAAGGCGCATGACACGCCCCTTTCGGCATTGACCTTCTCGCCCAGCGGCGCACTGCTGGCCACCGCATCGGAGCGTGGCACTGTCATACGCGTCTTCTGCGTAAAGAATGGCCAGCGGGTGCAAGAGTTCAGGCGCGGCGTGAAGCGCTGCGTGCGCATCGCATCTCTGGTATTTGCAGCGGGCGGTGACTATTTGTGCGCCTCCTCCAACACGGAGACGGTGCATGTCTTCAAGATCGATGCCCGGGCCGTGGAGCTGGCCGAGCTGAAGGCCATTG CTGAAGTGGCTGCCAAATCGGACAAGGAGAAGACGACGacaacggcgacgacgacaacggcgactgcgactgggGGTGCGAACGCAGAAGCtgcagaggcagcagctgaGGAAGCGCCCGCAGCCAGCTGGGGCGGCATGTTCACCAAGGCGGTGtcctcgctgctgctgcccgccCAGGTGAGCGATGTGCTGGCCCAGGATCGCGCCTTTGCAACggtgcagctgccgcagccaGGTCTCAGGAACATCTGCGCACTGACTCGCGTGCAAAAGGAGCTGCGTCTGCTGATTGCCTGCGAGGATGGATTCCTCTATATGCACGACTTCAATGCGGAGCGCGGTGGCGCCTGCAAGCTGCTGGCGGTGCACGATCTGCGCGGCGCCCTGGAGGATGTCATTGAGCTGCAGCTAAGCGAAAGCGTACTAAAGACGCAATCAAAGACGCTGCCGGCTGCACTGCCACAGCAATCGCTGACCATGCTGAAGAGCTGTGCGGCCAGTGTGCTCATCGAGAATCCAGATCCTGTGGCGGACAACAGCTATGCGGGCATATTGCGCGGCGAGCAGGCGGATGCCATGTCCG ATTCCGCCAAGTTTCGTAAGCTGTGCGATGCCATTGACACGCCCACAAAGCTGTACGATGAACGCCAGTTCCCGCCCGTGGCAATTACGGCCAAGGATTGA